In the genome of Ensifer adhaerens, one region contains:
- a CDS encoding AraC family transcriptional regulator, regulatory protein of adaptative response / methylated-DNA-[protein]-cysteine methyltransferase, giving the protein MTLAQFDTALARDITPGDSDYDTVCRVIELLTADYQAQPSLETIAGELGQSPTQLQKTFTRWAGLSPKAFLQAVTLDHAKRLLGREGLPLLDTSLEVGLSGPSRLHDLFVTHEAMSPGEWKAKGAGLEIRYGFHPSPFGIALVMVTPRGLSGLAFSDEGGEREAFEDMARRWPNAHYVEDSATTAPYAARIFDAKRWRQEEPLRVVLIGTDFQIRVWEQLLKIPMGRAVTYSSIAGNIGQPTASRAVGAAVGANPISFVVPCHRALGKSGALTGYHWGLTRKRAMLGWEAGKS; this is encoded by the coding sequence ATGACACTCGCCCAATTCGACACCGCCCTTGCCCGCGACATCACGCCGGGGGATTCCGATTACGACACGGTCTGTCGCGTGATCGAACTGCTGACGGCAGATTATCAGGCGCAGCCCTCGCTGGAAACCATTGCCGGCGAACTCGGCCAGTCGCCGACGCAATTGCAGAAGACATTCACCCGCTGGGCGGGCTTGTCACCAAAGGCGTTTCTGCAGGCCGTGACGCTCGACCATGCCAAGCGGCTTCTCGGTCGCGAGGGTCTGCCGCTGCTCGACACATCGCTGGAAGTCGGTCTATCCGGCCCGAGCCGGCTGCATGATCTCTTCGTGACCCATGAGGCGATGTCGCCGGGCGAATGGAAGGCGAAGGGCGCGGGGCTTGAAATCCGCTACGGCTTCCACCCCTCCCCCTTTGGCATCGCGCTGGTCATGGTGACGCCGCGCGGACTGTCGGGCCTTGCCTTTTCCGACGAGGGCGGCGAGCGGGAGGCTTTCGAGGATATGGCCCGACGCTGGCCGAATGCGCACTATGTCGAAGACAGCGCCACCACTGCGCCCTATGCCGCGCGGATTTTCGACGCCAAGCGTTGGCGGCAGGAAGAGCCGCTGCGGGTCGTCCTCATCGGCACGGACTTCCAGATCCGCGTCTGGGAACAGCTCCTGAAAATCCCCATGGGCCGCGCCGTGACCTATTCCTCCATCGCCGGCAATATCGGCCAGCCGACCGCCAGCCGCGCGGTGGGCGCTGCGGTGGGGGCAAACCCAATTTCGTTCGTGGTACCGTGTCATCGGGCGCTCGGGAAATCCGGGGCGCTGACTGGGTATCATTGGGGGTTGACGCGGAAGCGGGCGATGCTGGGCTGGGAGGCGGGGAAGAGTTGA
- a CDS encoding addiction module antidote protein, HigA family: protein MALKMHSSLAVNVGEWLKAEVVEPAGLSVTALADHFGVSRQALSTLLNGNAKLSADMAIRFEKAFGLKAETLLKMQATHDLAEARLHEGEINVKPLSKAA, encoded by the coding sequence ATGGCGCTTAAGATGCACAGCTCGCTTGCAGTCAATGTCGGCGAATGGCTGAAGGCGGAGGTTGTTGAGCCGGCGGGTCTTTCCGTCACCGCGCTTGCCGATCATTTCGGTGTGTCGCGGCAGGCCTTGAGCACGTTGTTGAATGGCAACGCTAAGCTGTCGGCTGACATGGCGATACGCTTTGAGAAGGCATTCGGCCTGAAGGCGGAGACGCTTTTGAAGATGCAGGCGACGCATGATCTTGCTGAAGCTCGGCTGCATGAAGGCGAGATAAACGTGAAGCCGCTGTCAAAGGCTGCTTGA
- a CDS encoding proteic killer suppression protein — protein sequence MEIDSIRHKELRRFFETGRSKGLIGDVERLRRMLAFIDAAKDLEELAIPPNYGLHPLTGDRAGTWSMTVTRNWRLTFRLNERSAIIDMDLEDYHGA from the coding sequence ATGGAGATCGACAGCATACGCCATAAGGAGCTGCGGCGTTTCTTTGAGACCGGAAGGTCCAAAGGCTTGATTGGCGATGTTGAGCGTCTGCGCAGGATGTTGGCTTTCATCGACGCAGCGAAAGATTTGGAAGAACTGGCGATCCCACCCAACTATGGCTTGCATCCCCTGACGGGAGATCGGGCTGGAACGTGGTCGATGACCGTGACGCGAAATTGGCGCCTGACCTTTCGCCTCAACGAACGCAGTGCGATCATCGACATGGATCTGGAGGACTATCATGGCGCTTAA
- a CDS encoding phosphoglycerate mutase produces MSGTLVLVRHGQSEWNLKNLFTGWRDPDLTELGVQEATAGAKALADYGIKFDIAFTSDLTRAQKTCKIILDGVGQPNLETIKDQALNERDYGDLSGLNKDDARAKWGEEQVHIWRRSYDVPPPGGESLKDTGARVWPYYMTEILPRVLRGEKVLVAAHGNSLRSLLMVLDRLDSTKILGVNLATGVPMVYKLNADSTVASKDVLGDMSGAH; encoded by the coding sequence ATGAGTGGAACGCTTGTACTGGTACGCCATGGCCAGAGCGAATGGAACCTGAAGAACCTCTTCACCGGCTGGCGCGACCCGGACCTGACCGAACTCGGCGTCCAGGAAGCCACCGCCGGCGCCAAGGCGCTCGCCGATTACGGCATCAAGTTCGACATCGCTTTCACTTCCGACCTCACCCGCGCGCAGAAGACCTGCAAGATCATCCTCGACGGCGTCGGTCAGCCGAACCTTGAGACGATCAAGGACCAGGCGCTCAACGAGCGTGACTATGGCGATCTCTCCGGCCTTAACAAGGATGACGCCCGCGCCAAGTGGGGCGAAGAGCAGGTCCATATCTGGCGCCGCTCCTATGACGTTCCCCCGCCGGGCGGCGAAAGCCTCAAGGACACCGGCGCCCGCGTCTGGCCCTATTACATGACCGAAATCCTCCCGCGCGTGCTGCGTGGCGAAAAGGTTCTGGTCGCCGCCCACGGCAACTCGCTCCGCTCACTCCTCATGGTGCTGGACCGCCTCGACTCGACCAAGATCCTTGGTGTGAACCTCGCGACCGGCGTGCCGATGGTCTACAAGCTGAACGCCGACTCTACGGTCGCTTCGAAGGACGTGCTGGGCGATATGTCCGGGGCGCATTGA
- a CDS encoding dihydrodipicolinate reductase, translating into MDDGMDMRLVVVGAAGRMGQTLVKAIHAMPGVTLSGAIERPGSFALGKDIGEIAGLGHLGVPVTDDPLKAFVAADGVIDFTSPAATCDFAELTAQARIVHVIGTTGLSEEDEKKIAAAARHARIVKSGNMSLGVNLLGVLVRQAAKALDAAGWDIEVLEMHHKHKVDAPSGTAYLLGREAAKGRGVDLKDKAVKVRDGITGPREEGTIGFATLRGGGVIGDHSVMFASDNEMITLSHRATDRSLFASGALKSALWARDKKPGLYSTLDVLGLSAD; encoded by the coding sequence ATGGATGACGGAATGGATATGCGGCTGGTGGTTGTCGGTGCGGCGGGTCGCATGGGACAGACGCTGGTCAAAGCCATTCACGCCATGCCCGGCGTCACGCTCTCCGGCGCCATCGAGCGCCCCGGCTCCTTCGCGCTCGGCAAGGATATCGGCGAAATTGCAGGCCTCGGACATCTTGGCGTCCCCGTGACCGACGATCCACTGAAGGCCTTCGTGGCCGCCGATGGCGTCATCGATTTCACCTCGCCTGCCGCCACCTGCGACTTCGCCGAACTGACCGCACAGGCGCGTATCGTCCATGTCATCGGCACGACCGGCCTGTCGGAAGAGGACGAGAAGAAGATCGCCGCTGCTGCCCGCCATGCCCGCATCGTCAAGTCCGGCAATATGAGCCTCGGCGTCAACCTGCTCGGCGTTCTCGTCCGTCAGGCTGCGAAGGCGCTGGACGCCGCCGGTTGGGACATCGAGGTGCTGGAAATGCACCACAAGCACAAGGTCGATGCCCCCTCCGGCACAGCCTATCTGCTCGGCCGCGAGGCCGCGAAGGGCAGGGGCGTCGACCTCAAGGACAAAGCGGTCAAGGTTCGCGACGGAATCACCGGCCCGCGCGAGGAGGGAACGATCGGCTTTGCCACACTGCGCGGCGGTGGCGTCATCGGCGACCACTCGGTGATGTTTGCCAGCGACAACGAGATGATCACGCTGTCGCATCGCGCCACCGACCGCTCGCTCTTTGCCTCCGGTGCGCTGAAATCGGCGCTCTGGGCGCGCGACAAGAAGCCCGGCCTTTATTCGACGCTCGACGTGCTCGGGCTGTCTGCTGACTGA
- a CDS encoding glucokinase produces MARLNDQDASLPFPILIGDIGGTNARFALLVDAYAQPTFFPNVHTADFATINEAIQASVLDKTSVQPRSAILAIAGPIQGDEIPLTNCPWVVKPNEMISDLGFSDVLVINDFEAQALAIASLGDDDREQIGGGASLMSASRAVLGPGTGLGVAGLVYAQHAWIPVPGEGGHIDVGPRSERDYQLFPHYETIEGRISAEQLLCGRGLVNIYHAVCKVDGIEPTLKTPADVSTAALSDTPDRAAAETLELFSTYLGRVAGDVALIFMAKGGVFLAGGISQKIIPALKAPAFRAGFEDKAPHTAVMRQIPTYVVTHPQAALSGLADYARTPARFGLASDGRRWRG; encoded by the coding sequence ATGGCCAGACTGAACGACCAAGACGCCTCCTTGCCGTTTCCGATCCTGATTGGCGATATCGGCGGCACCAACGCCCGCTTCGCGCTTCTGGTCGACGCCTATGCGCAGCCGACATTCTTCCCGAATGTGCATACCGCGGATTTCGCGACGATCAACGAGGCGATCCAGGCTTCGGTTCTCGACAAGACGTCCGTGCAGCCGCGCTCGGCCATACTGGCCATCGCCGGCCCGATCCAGGGCGATGAAATTCCGCTGACCAATTGCCCCTGGGTGGTCAAGCCGAACGAAATGATCTCCGATCTCGGCTTCAGCGACGTTCTCGTCATCAACGATTTCGAAGCGCAGGCGCTGGCGATTGCGTCGCTCGGCGATGACGACCGCGAACAGATCGGCGGAGGTGCGAGCCTCATGTCCGCCTCGCGCGCCGTGCTTGGTCCGGGCACGGGCCTTGGCGTGGCCGGTCTCGTTTACGCCCAGCATGCCTGGATCCCGGTTCCGGGCGAGGGCGGCCATATCGATGTCGGCCCGCGCAGCGAGCGCGATTACCAGCTCTTCCCGCATTATGAGACGATAGAAGGCCGCATCTCGGCCGAGCAACTGCTCTGCGGCCGTGGCCTCGTGAACATCTATCATGCGGTCTGCAAGGTGGATGGCATTGAGCCGACCCTCAAGACCCCGGCCGATGTCTCGACTGCAGCCCTTTCCGATACGCCGGACCGTGCAGCCGCCGAGACGCTGGAGCTCTTCTCGACCTATCTCGGCCGAGTCGCGGGCGATGTGGCGCTGATCTTCATGGCCAAGGGCGGTGTGTTCCTCGCCGGCGGAATCTCGCAGAAGATCATCCCGGCGCTCAAAGCCCCGGCCTTCCGCGCCGGCTTCGAGGACAAGGCGCCGCATACCGCCGTGATGCGGCAGATCCCCACCTATGTCGTCACCCATCCGCAGGCCGCGCTTTCGGGCCTTGCCGATTACGCGCGCACGCCGGCCCGTTTCGGCCTTGCCTCCGACGGCCGCCGCTGGCGCGGCTGA
- a CDS encoding methylglyoxal synthase, which translates to MADDRAIALIAHDQKKAEMADFAARHADILKSHRLVATGTTGGRVLEVCPDLNLTRLKSGPLGGDQQIGALIATGEISVLIFFTDPLTPLPHDVDVKALTRLATVYDVPMALNRATAELLIDKI; encoded by the coding sequence ATGGCCGACGACCGGGCGATCGCGTTGATTGCGCATGACCAGAAAAAGGCCGAGATGGCGGATTTTGCAGCGCGCCACGCGGACATCCTGAAAAGCCATCGGCTGGTGGCGACCGGAACGACCGGCGGGCGTGTTCTGGAAGTCTGCCCGGATCTAAACCTGACGCGCCTGAAGAGCGGCCCGCTCGGCGGCGACCAGCAGATCGGTGCTCTGATCGCCACGGGCGAGATTTCCGTGCTGATTTTCTTCACCGATCCTTTGACGCCCCTGCCGCATGATGTAGATGTCAAGGCGCTGACGCGTCTTGCGACCGTTTACGATGTTCCCATGGCGCTGAACCGCGCCACCGCGGAACTGTTGATCGATAAAATCTGA
- a CDS encoding penicillin-insensitive murein endopeptidase — protein MKLLRTVALLAATLATAATDAAVASDNRPAKATFGAMTLGSSQGSQPIGFYAKGCQAGAIQLPYDGPNWQVMRLERNRRWGQPQMISFIQQFSRDAAARDGWPGLLIGDISQPRGGPMVNGHASHQIGLDADIWLSPMPRQRLTGQQREQLSAVSMLKKGEYLTIDNRNWSEGQARLIMRAASYPQVQRVFVNPAIKKKLCETWTGDRTFMGKVRPIGGHDSHFHVRLYCPPGSANCKAQPEIQAGDGCGKDLAAWFAPRPARKPTSPTKPPPKPRIVTVGDLPPACQAVLSASSRRGDDNMGMPYAPLASADSSVGTPITMLAAYQEKLTPPASAATAAMPSDPSAVATVADPTPSSPAAAAWISLPDEVPVPRVRPVH, from the coding sequence ATGAAGCTATTGCGAACCGTCGCCCTCCTTGCCGCCACGCTTGCCACCGCCGCCACCGATGCGGCCGTTGCCAGCGACAACCGCCCGGCCAAGGCGACATTCGGCGCGATGACGCTCGGCTCCTCGCAAGGGTCCCAGCCGATCGGCTTCTACGCCAAGGGCTGCCAGGCAGGTGCTATACAATTGCCCTATGACGGGCCAAACTGGCAGGTCATGCGGCTGGAGCGCAACCGCCGCTGGGGCCAGCCGCAGATGATTTCCTTCATCCAGCAATTCTCCCGCGACGCGGCTGCCAGGGATGGATGGCCGGGGCTTCTGATTGGCGATATCTCGCAGCCACGCGGCGGGCCGATGGTCAACGGGCACGCTTCGCACCAGATCGGGCTCGATGCCGATATCTGGCTCTCGCCCATGCCGCGCCAGCGCCTGACCGGCCAGCAGCGCGAACAGCTCTCTGCTGTCTCCATGCTGAAAAAGGGCGAATATCTCACCATCGACAATCGCAATTGGAGCGAGGGTCAGGCCCGGCTGATCATGCGGGCCGCGAGCTACCCGCAGGTGCAGCGCGTTTTCGTCAATCCGGCGATCAAGAAGAAGCTTTGCGAAACTTGGACCGGCGACCGCACCTTCATGGGCAAGGTCCGCCCCATCGGCGGCCACGATTCCCATTTCCACGTCCGGCTCTACTGCCCGCCCGGCTCAGCAAACTGCAAGGCGCAGCCGGAGATCCAGGCAGGCGATGGCTGCGGCAAGGATCTCGCAGCGTGGTTTGCGCCCCGCCCCGCCAGAAAGCCGACCTCGCCCACCAAGCCGCCACCGAAGCCGCGCATCGTGACCGTGGGCGATCTGCCGCCGGCCTGTCAGGCCGTTCTGTCTGCGTCCTCCAGGCGCGGCGACGACAATATGGGCATGCCCTATGCACCGCTGGCGTCTGCGGATTCCAGCGTGGGCACACCGATCACGATGCTGGCGGCGTATCAGGAAAAATTGACGCCTCCGGCCTCCGCCGCAACGGCTGCCATGCCCTCCGATCCCTCAGCTGTTGCGACGGTTGCCGATCCTACGCCTTCAAGCCCTGCCGCAGCCGCATGGATTTCGTTGCCGGACGAGGTGCCTGTGCCGCGCGTTCGGCCGGTTCATTGA